Part of the Gigantopelta aegis isolate Gae_Host chromosome 15, Gae_host_genome, whole genome shotgun sequence genome is shown below.
AGCCATTGATTTCATCTTCTAATACACTATATACTTGTAAATGAAGAATTGTGAAATTCAAGCAACAATAGAAAGGACTACTTGATTCAAGCTCTATTACAATTTCTGAAGGCATGtaatgatatataaaatataataataaacatgtcaTTCCTTTATcataattatacatttaataacaTACCCATTGTCCTTTTATTCTTTTTTCCGCTTGAAATATGTGGAACATTTGATTCTGTAGTTGGGTCTCCTGAAAATCAAAATTTCCATCAGTTTTTaatgtatgtaatttaatattgaATATAACGAATTATATACTTGTtgcatacatataattatgtatataaacattacaCACTGATAACATGTCATATGAAAAATTGTATGTAacctatatctatatattgtaataatcaATATCATCAATTGCAATACACAAGTATGCAATggacattataattataatcattacCAATTCATAAATAAGAAATTAAGTGACTTttctatatatttgtaaaaagtaaaatgtCAATTGACATGACATATCACTGTAAAGTATGCAACAAATTctatgtattatatttgaaaaCCAAATAACTACCTAATGCATTATCTTCATAGCTGGGCCCGGATTCACAAATGTACACTGttgtttctatatataaaagtaatgataacaatattaatgttaataaatgtaaCAGTGTACAAATCaatcaaaatgacaatattatCACTgataaatattactgtaatggcaattaataatagtcattaataatagtaattgacaataatactaatgatgatgacaatgacaatgatattgatgataataataaaaataatagaaatgatatcaatatttacatcaataatgacagtaataacaatatatatatcaataatattaataataatcataataataataataataatagttagtattagtaatataaaaacataacaaaagcaataacaacaacattgtACAACATGGTATCAATTACCTTCCACACTGTCATTGTTGTTGATGTCTGATGGAACAGCTGCAaagaaattaatgtaataaatgagTACAATATGTTTTTTGGTGTTAATATCATTAGTCAAAGTCTATGAATTAAgtgattttgttgttattattactattaatatgacTGTGTGTTCAAAATACCAATGATGCATCATTTGCAGCTAGTGTTATACAAAAATCCAAAATGACTGCTATGCAATAAATTGATGTAAAAgattattatctttattttgtaattgtCATGAAAATTGACTGAAGGTAAAGTATAACAAACAATTACACAAATTTGTGACAAGTAATGATACCTTGCACTGATGGAACACTTTCTTCACTTGTATCGACAGCACCAGGAATTCCTGATATTGCGGTTGGTGAAAGTGTCTGTAAAATctgtaaaatgacattttgaagACACTAATAGTACTAATTTTGTACACAAGTGTGTAAATATCTGTCTTCATTTCTTTctccatgtctgtctgtctttctgtctatctctctctttctttctatgtCTTCTTTTCTTTATCTTTATATATCTAACATTGATATATAGGtacgtatatatttatatacgtgtttatatgtgtgtgtgtatatgtatgtgtatgtatgtgtctcatactgtgtgtatatgttagtTTGtgtatgcacatgtatatgcatatttatttgtaataacactCACTGACAACTCCCATTGCTTAAATATGACTTCCAATGGTGGTCCACCACCAGTTTCTCTCATTGATTTCAATCGATTGctctctttctttttaacaatGCTTAAGCTGTCGtgccatttttttaaaaacttcttCTACAGACCTTCCTGCAGTACTGACAGCGTTGATCCtaaggaaaaaaaaattcattaaaatttcaaaattttaagaacattaaaaaagacatgaaatatttcaatatgatTTATTGTATTTCACTGTATACCTGAATAACACATCtaatttgtgtgtatttgtcaCTGAAATCCATATCACACCATATCCATTCATTGCATATGCATACATACCTGTCTATgtctgtatgcgtgtgtgtatgaaaGAGAGATACAGAGTGGGTATGTATAGAtacagagagtgagagagaaaaagagaaagaaattgaGTTTAATTCAATCTTGTATGTACTTTAAGttataaatatagttataataCAAATGTTTGTAATCAGTTGCTCGAGAATAATAATTAGGAgtagaaaacaacaacaacacatatacaaaaatgtatatatatatatatttaaatgcgGACACTTCTACTAGTTAGGTGCGGATACCATGGGGGGTGCTGGGAATGCACACCCTCCCCCATCAAGATGTCAAGTGCCCTTTTTTCAGAAATAGGTGCCCCtctatttcttaattttatattaaaaaaatatacctgcaacatttaaaaaagcaaaattttagtatttaaaaaaaccaaaatattattattttttaattaattaatttattatttttattttatttattagggTAAAGGGGGGCATTAAGCACCACTGATCCTAAAccttattttatttccattatatTTCAATTACAAAGCATTGGGGGCATTAAGCCCTGCATGTCCTTGAACAGGAACCAAtcagaatttattttaaaaaccctgACTGGATTCTAATCAACCAAtagtattaattaattcattgaaACCTTGGTGATGTTGATTTAACTTTTTTGAACGCCATCTTTAATCTTTTTTAACAACTTTTTTGTCTTTGACTAGCCAAGCATAAATCATCTAAATTTTAGTCAGCTGACCACATTTGAAGCCAATTTAGTTGCAGAGAAGGCCAGAAATTGATCAAGGtaagtttaaattaaaaagtgtaatgaaatttgtttttgaagttTCAAAAATAGGCTTACATGAATTCACACTTAGGGGATGGTCGGGTGGGCGTGGCTGTCAATGATTAagagggtgggtttttttatttttagtataaataaataaagttgttattGTGTCAGaatacatattttcttgttctgtTATTTAAATAAGGGAATAAGTAGACAAGTTGTTTTGACTTTTTATACCTCTTATGGAGGAAATAAGATTATTGTTTTAATCTGGGGCTTAATGCCCCCATAGGGCTAATTTATGGTTTGTTGGAAGTTAAATAAATTGTCAGTTTAATTTGGTAAGCATACATACCATTACAAAGCATTGCATAATGTATGAATCTACCATGGTATGTTGTAAAGCACATGCCATTTTTATATGGACTGCTTAAATTAAGTTCTAATGTAATGATTATGCACTGGTGCTTAATGCCCCCTCTTTATTTCAGTATGGTGCGCAATTACAAAAAGAAGACTGAAGGTGGTAGGGTTAATTTCCAACATAGCCAAGCCATGACTGATGCCTACAATTCAGTAATGGAAAAGGAAATGTCATCATCACAGGCAGCTAAGTATTATGGCGTCAATAAGAAGTCGCTGTTAGTCAGAGTCCGGGGAGAGATTCCTGTCAATGCTCATGTTGGGAATCAGACTGCATTGCCTGCTGTCTGTGAGGAGGAGTTATCAGAGTGCCTCAAACTCCTGGCTGACTGGGGTTGGGGTTTCAGCAAAGAAGAAGTTAAGGATATCGTAAATGA
Proteins encoded:
- the LOC121390693 gene encoding uncharacterized protein LOC121390693, whose protein sequence is MRETGGGPPLEVIFKQWELSILQTLSPTAISGIPGAVDTSEESVPSVQAVPSDINNNDSVEETTVYICESGPSYEDNALGDPTTESNVPHISSGKKNKRTMDNEFCEDILKLKREKLENEKMYHEKIIQLEQTKI